One uncultured Caproiciproducens sp. DNA segment encodes these proteins:
- a CDS encoding GntR family transcriptional regulator, with protein MTEIPKYIALVNWIKNQIEENELKYGERLYSENELSSMFSISRQTVRQAINVLVQEKFVESRQGSGTYITYNTLVKHEPSMTIGVITTYVGAYIFPNIIRGIENVLTEHGYSMQLTFTHNKVQNEKKVLCSMLEKGVDGMIVEPTQSGLPNPNIEIYNEIARQRIPVLFINSFYPGIKIPHVALNDHMAGLLATKYLIDAGHKRIGGIFKSDDNQGHLRYAGYLEALLQAGFEICDENVLWYSTEDFADLSLDTKRILRRIKDCTAVVCYNDEVAMNLVSMLKANDIKVPDQISLISIDNSDLASLCEVPLTSVAHPMDLLGETAARNILELIDNRLFKATVDFEPKVIERASVKIISEI; from the coding sequence ATGACAGAGATACCTAAATATATTGCACTTGTGAACTGGATTAAAAACCAGATAGAAGAAAATGAGTTAAAATACGGTGAAAGGCTGTACTCGGAAAACGAGCTGAGTTCCATGTTCAGCATCAGCCGCCAGACCGTGCGGCAGGCCATCAACGTTCTTGTTCAGGAAAAATTCGTGGAGAGCAGACAGGGCAGCGGTACCTATATCACTTATAATACGCTGGTGAAACATGAGCCGAGCATGACAATCGGCGTCATTACCACCTATGTCGGCGCTTATATTTTCCCTAATATTATCAGAGGAATCGAGAATGTCCTAACCGAACACGGCTATTCCATGCAGCTCACCTTTACCCATAACAAAGTGCAAAACGAAAAAAAAGTGCTGTGCTCAATGCTGGAAAAAGGTGTGGATGGAATGATTGTCGAACCCACACAGAGCGGGCTGCCAAACCCAAACATTGAAATTTATAACGAGATAGCACGTCAGAGAATCCCGGTTCTGTTCATCAACAGCTTTTATCCCGGCATTAAAATCCCGCATGTCGCTCTGAACGACCATATGGCTGGCCTGCTTGCGACAAAATATCTGATTGATGCGGGGCATAAGCGGATCGGCGGCATTTTTAAATCAGATGACAATCAGGGGCATCTGCGCTACGCCGGTTATCTTGAAGCCCTTTTGCAGGCCGGTTTTGAAATCTGTGACGAAAATGTACTCTGGTATTCAACCGAAGACTTTGCAGACCTCTCCCTCGATACAAAACGCATTCTGCGCAGGATAAAAGACTGCACCGCCGTTGTCTGCTACAATGATGAGGTAGCGATGAATCTTGTCAGTATGCTGAAAGCCAACGATATAAAAGTACCGGATCAAATTTCACTCATCAGTATCGACAACTCCGATTTGGCGTCCCTCTGTGAAGTACCCCTCACTTCGGTGGCGCACCCGATGGATCTGCTGGGTGAAACGGCGGCACGCAACATTCTGGAACTGATTGACAACAGACTGTTTAAAGCTACAGTGGATTTCGAACCAAAGGTTATTGAACGCGCATCTGTCAAAATAATATCTGAAATCTGA